In one Mycobacterium sp. NBC_00419 genomic region, the following are encoded:
- a CDS encoding phosphotransferase family protein, translating to MTRTESSEDLDSGALGRWLDTQDAPGDGEEPIVEILKGGSQNLLYRVSRGGQGMVLRMPGPRADERRLGELLREIRLERALKGTDVPHAELVASDESGAVLGKPFYLMKEIDGWSPMDGGWETPFDTDLDARRGLALQLIEGAAKLGRLDWKAQGLAGFGKPEGFHDRQVDRWLAFLSAYQVRELPGLDVAAEWLRANRPAHFTPGIMHGDYQFANVMYAHGAPARLAAIVDWEMTTIGDPLLDVAWALLGYDGEMPKEQGFYLPMDGMPTRSELLSHYEKVSGLSTENIHYYLVLANWKLGIVLEKTYASAVNGGKADPKVVEAFATMVPDLITTAARLAQSGEDI from the coding sequence ATGACGAGAACCGAGAGTTCCGAGGACCTCGACAGCGGCGCGCTGGGTCGTTGGCTGGACACCCAGGACGCGCCGGGTGACGGCGAGGAGCCGATCGTCGAGATCCTCAAAGGCGGGTCGCAGAACCTGCTCTACCGGGTCAGCCGCGGCGGCCAGGGCATGGTCTTGCGGATGCCCGGACCACGCGCCGACGAGCGGCGGCTGGGCGAACTGCTGCGGGAGATTCGGCTGGAACGCGCGCTCAAAGGCACCGACGTCCCGCATGCCGAACTCGTGGCCTCCGACGAGAGCGGCGCGGTGCTGGGAAAGCCGTTCTACCTGATGAAGGAGATCGACGGGTGGAGCCCGATGGACGGCGGGTGGGAGACGCCGTTCGACACCGATCTCGACGCGCGCCGCGGCCTGGCGCTCCAGCTCATCGAAGGGGCCGCCAAGCTGGGCAGGCTGGACTGGAAAGCGCAGGGCCTCGCGGGCTTCGGTAAGCCCGAGGGTTTCCACGATCGCCAGGTGGACCGCTGGCTGGCGTTCCTGTCGGCCTACCAGGTCCGCGAACTACCCGGACTGGACGTGGCCGCAGAGTGGTTGCGCGCCAACCGGCCCGCCCATTTCACGCCGGGCATCATGCACGGCGACTACCAGTTCGCCAACGTCATGTACGCCCACGGCGCGCCGGCCCGGCTGGCGGCGATCGTGGACTGGGAGATGACGACGATCGGGGATCCCCTGCTCGACGTAGCCTGGGCGCTGCTGGGCTACGACGGGGAGATGCCCAAGGAGCAGGGCTTCTACCTGCCGATGGACGGTATGCCCACCCGCAGCGAGTTGCTCTCCCATTACGAGAAGGTCAGCGGACTGTCCACCGAGAACATCCACTACTACCTGGTGCTGGCGAACTGGAAGCTTGGCATCGTTCTGGAGAAGACCTACGCCTCAGCAGTCAACGGCGGTAAGGCGGACCCGAAGGTCGTCGAGGCGTTCGCGACGATGGTGCCCGACCTGATCACGACGGCGGCCAGACTGGCCCAGTCCGGAGAGGACATCTGA
- a CDS encoding SDR family NAD(P)-dependent oxidoreductase, with protein sequence MGYAENLFDLTDRVVLITGGSRGLGREMAFAAARCGADVVIASRKYDTCVQTAEEIEAQTGRTAMPYGVHVGRWDQLDGLVDAVYDRFGKVDVLVNNAGMSPTYDKLSDVSEKLFDAVMNLNLKGPFRLSALVGERMVAEGGGAIINVSTHGSLRPHPSFIPYAASKAGLNAMTEGLAQAFGPTVRVNTLMPGPFLTDISKAWDFGVDNPFSRHALQRAGKPDEIIGAALFLMSDASSFTTGSILRADGGIP encoded by the coding sequence ATGGGTTATGCCGAAAATCTTTTCGACCTGACCGACCGCGTCGTGCTGATCACCGGCGGCAGCCGGGGATTGGGCCGGGAGATGGCGTTCGCCGCGGCACGCTGCGGGGCCGACGTGGTCATCGCGAGCCGCAAGTACGACACCTGTGTTCAGACCGCCGAGGAGATCGAGGCCCAAACCGGCCGCACCGCAATGCCGTACGGCGTTCACGTGGGCCGCTGGGATCAGCTCGACGGTTTGGTCGACGCCGTCTACGACCGGTTCGGCAAGGTCGACGTCCTGGTCAACAACGCCGGCATGTCGCCGACCTACGACAAGCTGTCCGACGTCAGCGAGAAGCTGTTCGACGCGGTGATGAACCTCAACCTGAAGGGGCCCTTCCGGCTCTCGGCGCTCGTCGGTGAGCGGATGGTCGCCGAGGGTGGCGGGGCGATCATCAACGTCAGCACACACGGATCGCTGCGCCCGCATCCGTCGTTCATTCCCTACGCGGCGTCCAAGGCCGGGCTGAACGCGATGACCGAAGGGCTGGCCCAGGCTTTCGGGCCCACGGTGCGGGTCAACACGCTCATGCCCGGACCCTTCCTCACCGACATCAGCAAGGCGTGGGATTTCGGCGTGGACAACCCGTTCAGCCGACATGCCCTGCAGCGTGCCGGGAAGCCGGACGAAATCATCGGCGCCGCATTGTTTTTGATGTCCGACGCATCCAGCTTCACCACCGGCTCGATCCTGCGCGCCGACGGCGGCATTCCCTAA
- a CDS encoding acyl-CoA dehydrogenase family protein translates to MAFDFSVEPEFEEKLAWIREFVREEVEPLEVVFPSCEFLPLNDERRRIVDPLKQKVRDQGLWAPHLGPDLGGQGFGAVKLTLINEILGRATWSSIVFGTQAPDTGNAEIIARFGTQEQKDTYLAGLLSGEIFSTFSMTEPQGGSDPRVFTTRAVRDGDDWVINGLKYWSSNASVASFFIVVAITNPDVPVHTGASTFLVPKDTPGVTIEATHHLVGSHKHDPGHSLVRYDNVRVPASAMLGEEGHGFGVAQSRLAGGRLHHAMRSIGVAQRAIDMMARRAKSRFTQGSLLADKQLIQEFVADSYVELTQFRLLVLYAAWLVDSQGEHAAREAIAACKIQTAAVLKSIGLRAIQVHGGLGLTDQMPLTSVLFGGLALGLADGPTEAHKVNLARMVLKGYEAEDPVWPSEFLSNRIERARAKYGHLVDHIPALPVSS, encoded by the coding sequence ATGGCCTTCGACTTCTCCGTCGAGCCCGAGTTCGAAGAGAAGCTCGCCTGGATTCGCGAGTTCGTCCGCGAGGAGGTCGAGCCGCTCGAGGTGGTCTTCCCCAGCTGCGAGTTCCTGCCGCTGAACGACGAGCGCCGCAGGATCGTCGATCCGCTCAAGCAGAAGGTTCGCGACCAGGGGCTGTGGGCGCCACACCTGGGCCCCGACCTCGGCGGCCAGGGGTTCGGTGCGGTCAAACTGACCCTGATCAACGAGATCCTCGGCCGGGCGACGTGGTCGTCGATCGTCTTCGGCACCCAGGCGCCCGACACCGGAAATGCCGAGATCATCGCCCGCTTCGGCACCCAGGAACAGAAGGACACCTATCTCGCGGGGTTGTTGTCCGGGGAGATCTTCTCCACCTTCTCGATGACCGAGCCGCAGGGTGGTTCGGACCCGCGGGTCTTCACCACCCGCGCGGTGCGCGACGGGGACGACTGGGTGATCAACGGTCTCAAGTACTGGTCGTCCAACGCGTCCGTGGCGTCCTTCTTCATCGTCGTGGCCATCACCAACCCGGACGTCCCGGTGCACACCGGCGCGTCGACCTTCCTGGTCCCCAAGGACACTCCCGGTGTCACCATCGAGGCGACTCATCACCTGGTCGGCTCGCACAAGCACGATCCCGGGCACTCGCTGGTGCGATACGACAACGTCCGGGTTCCCGCCTCGGCGATGCTCGGCGAGGAAGGGCACGGGTTCGGCGTCGCGCAGTCCCGCCTGGCCGGTGGGCGGCTGCACCACGCGATGCGCTCCATCGGGGTGGCGCAGCGGGCGATCGACATGATGGCCCGGCGGGCGAAAAGCCGCTTCACCCAAGGCAGTCTGCTCGCCGATAAGCAGCTGATCCAGGAGTTCGTCGCCGACTCCTACGTCGAGTTGACCCAGTTCCGGCTGCTGGTCCTCTACGCGGCGTGGCTGGTCGACAGCCAGGGCGAGCACGCCGCGCGGGAAGCGATCGCCGCGTGCAAGATCCAGACCGCGGCCGTACTCAAATCGATCGGGCTGCGCGCGATCCAGGTCCACGGCGGTCTCGGCCTGACCGACCAGATGCCGCTGACGAGCGTGCTGTTCGGCGGCCTGGCCCTCGGCCTGGCCGACGGCCCCACCGAGGCCCACAAGGTGAACCTGGCCCGGATGGTGCTCAAGGGATACGAGGCCGAGGATCCCGTGTGGCCCAGCGAGTTCCTGAGCAACCGCATCGAGCGGGCGCGCGCGAAGTACGGCCATCTGGTCGATCACATTCCGGCGCTGCCTGTTTCGTCGTGA
- a CDS encoding TetR/AcrR family transcriptional regulator produces MTSRAAAAVGRALDDRQREATEEVERILAAAVRVMQRVSPEAPRVSDIVTEAGVSNKAFYRYFAGKDDLMLAAMERGVALVVSYLEHQMAKEKRPQDKVARWIRGALAQVVDPDLTAMSRALVIQFPGSDTGRLAQEEILGTLRALLLEPISQLGRRDPGRDADAVFNCTIGTMRRYVEASGQPGRADIDHLVRFCLTGLGVTEGER; encoded by the coding sequence GTGACCAGTCGCGCCGCAGCCGCTGTCGGGCGCGCCCTCGACGACCGTCAGCGGGAGGCCACCGAAGAGGTGGAACGCATCCTGGCCGCGGCGGTGCGGGTGATGCAGCGGGTGTCTCCCGAGGCGCCCCGCGTCAGCGACATCGTCACCGAGGCGGGGGTGTCGAACAAGGCGTTCTACCGCTACTTCGCGGGCAAGGACGACCTGATGCTGGCGGCCATGGAACGCGGTGTGGCACTGGTGGTCTCCTATCTGGAGCATCAGATGGCCAAGGAGAAACGCCCACAGGACAAGGTGGCGCGCTGGATTCGGGGTGCGCTTGCCCAGGTGGTGGACCCCGATCTGACGGCGATGAGCCGCGCGCTGGTCATCCAGTTCCCCGGTTCTGACACGGGCAGGCTCGCCCAGGAGGAGATCCTGGGCACCCTGCGCGCACTGCTGCTCGAGCCGATCAGCCAACTCGGCCGCCGCGACCCCGGGCGTGATGCCGATGCCGTGTTCAACTGCACGATCGGTACGATGCGCCGGTATGTGGAGGCCAGCGGCCAGCCGGGTCGCGCCGATATCGACCACCTCGTACGCTTCTGCCTCACCGGGCTGGGCGTGACCGAAGGAGAACGCTGA
- a CDS encoding NADPH:quinone oxidoreductase family protein — translation MRAVVCREYGTPEDLVLVEQPDPTPGPGQVVVRVRAAAVNYPDVLLIAGKYQIKVPPPFSPGSEMAGDVLAVGEGVDFTPGDRVSATTFVGAFAEQAVLDARGLTPIPDGVDYADAAAFGVTNRTAYYTLRTVAPVKPGDWVVVLGAAGGVGLAAVDIAVLMGAKVIAVASGPEKLDVCRQRGAQACIDYEREDLKTRLKEITGAAGAQVVLDPVGGKYSEPALRGLGRGGRFVTLGYAAGEIPAIPLNLVMLKGITVLGMEIRTFAQDYPDQVGRDDAELASLFADGKLRPYIGARFPLDQAAAALRYVADRKAVGKVVIDVA, via the coding sequence ATGCGCGCCGTCGTCTGCCGGGAGTACGGCACCCCGGAGGATCTGGTCCTCGTCGAACAGCCCGATCCCACACCGGGTCCCGGCCAGGTGGTGGTGCGGGTTCGCGCCGCGGCGGTGAACTATCCCGACGTGTTGCTGATCGCCGGTAAGTATCAGATCAAGGTTCCGCCCCCGTTCAGCCCGGGCAGCGAGATGGCCGGTGACGTGCTGGCTGTTGGTGAGGGCGTGGACTTCACACCCGGCGACCGGGTGTCGGCGACCACGTTCGTCGGCGCCTTCGCCGAACAGGCGGTGCTCGACGCACGCGGGCTGACGCCCATCCCCGACGGGGTCGACTACGCCGACGCGGCGGCGTTCGGCGTCACCAACCGCACCGCCTACTACACCCTTCGCACCGTGGCGCCGGTGAAACCCGGCGACTGGGTCGTCGTCCTGGGCGCAGCCGGCGGGGTGGGGTTGGCGGCCGTCGACATCGCAGTTCTCATGGGCGCCAAGGTGATCGCCGTCGCCTCCGGTCCGGAGAAGCTCGACGTGTGCAGGCAGCGCGGTGCGCAGGCGTGCATCGACTACGAACGCGAGGACCTCAAGACGCGGCTCAAGGAGATCACCGGTGCGGCCGGCGCGCAGGTGGTGCTCGATCCGGTGGGCGGTAAGTACTCCGAGCCCGCCCTGCGCGGCCTTGGCCGCGGCGGCCGGTTCGTCACGCTCGGCTACGCCGCCGGCGAGATCCCCGCGATCCCGCTGAACCTGGTGATGCTCAAGGGCATCACCGTGCTGGGCATGGAGATCCGGACCTTCGCGCAGGACTATCCCGACCAGGTCGGGCGCGACGATGCCGAACTCGCGTCGTTGTTCGCCGACGGCAAGCTGCGTCCCTACATCGGGGCGCGCTTCCCGCTGGACCAGGCCGCGGCGGCGTTGCGCTACGTCGCCGACCGCAAAGCGGTGGGCAAGGTCGTCATCGACGTCGCGTGA
- a CDS encoding alkyl/aryl-sulfatase has product MEHKPSATAIETAHAEHLQSLPFEDTRDFANADRGFLGALEPCVVTAADGRVVWDNDVYDFLGGDAPATVHPSLWRQSILAAKQGLYEVVEGIYQVRGLDLSNISFIEGDTGVIVIDPLISTETAAAALELYRAHRGERPVVAVIYTHSHVDHFGGVLGVTTQADVDAGKVAVIAPEGFVEHAVQENVYAGTAMARRASYMYGTLLQRGPQGQVGCGLGQQTSTGEVAIIVPTIDVSVTGETHTIDGVEIEFQMAPGTEAPAEMHFYFPQFRALCMAENATHNLHNLLTLRGALVRDPHAWSGYLTEAIDSFAGRTDVVFASHHWPTWGHDDIVEFLSLQRDLYAYLHDQTLRQLNQGYTGIEIAETFEMPPALHKAWHAHGYYGSVSHNVKAVYQRYMGWFDGNPGRLWAHPPEAIGPRYVEAMGGIDRVVEIARSAFDSGDYRWAATLLDHAIFTDENHAGARELYADTLEQLGYGAECATWRNFFLSGATELRDGNFGTPVGANSKAMMAQLTPEQIFDTLAINVNGPRAWDLDVAIDISFTDLATNYRLALRNGVLVYRKCDADPSTADTTVTLATRMRLLAAAAGDFTSPGLEISGDPQALQALLGVLDRPDPGFNIITP; this is encoded by the coding sequence ATGGAGCACAAACCGTCGGCCACCGCCATCGAGACCGCCCACGCCGAACACCTGCAGTCACTCCCCTTCGAGGACACCAGGGACTTCGCCAACGCCGACCGCGGGTTCCTCGGGGCGCTGGAGCCATGCGTGGTCACCGCTGCCGACGGCCGGGTGGTGTGGGACAACGACGTCTACGACTTCCTCGGCGGCGACGCGCCCGCGACGGTGCATCCGAGCTTGTGGCGGCAGTCGATCCTGGCGGCGAAGCAGGGCCTCTACGAGGTGGTCGAGGGCATCTATCAGGTCCGTGGTCTGGACCTGTCGAACATCAGCTTCATCGAGGGTGACACCGGCGTCATCGTCATCGACCCGTTGATCTCGACCGAGACCGCCGCGGCCGCGCTGGAGCTGTACCGCGCCCACCGCGGCGAGCGCCCCGTGGTGGCCGTTATCTATACCCACAGCCACGTCGACCACTTCGGCGGCGTGCTGGGTGTGACCACCCAGGCCGACGTCGACGCCGGCAAGGTCGCGGTGATCGCCCCGGAGGGCTTCGTCGAGCACGCCGTGCAGGAAAACGTCTACGCCGGCACCGCGATGGCGCGCCGCGCCTCCTACATGTACGGCACCCTGCTGCAGCGTGGCCCGCAGGGCCAGGTCGGCTGCGGGCTCGGTCAGCAGACGTCCACCGGTGAGGTCGCCATCATCGTGCCCACCATCGACGTCAGCGTTACCGGTGAGACGCACACCATCGACGGTGTCGAGATCGAATTCCAGATGGCGCCCGGCACCGAAGCGCCTGCCGAGATGCACTTTTACTTCCCGCAATTCCGTGCGCTGTGCATGGCCGAGAACGCCACCCACAACCTGCACAACCTGCTGACGCTGCGCGGCGCACTGGTCCGCGATCCGCACGCCTGGTCGGGGTATCTCACCGAGGCCATCGACAGCTTCGCCGGCCGCACCGACGTCGTCTTCGCCTCCCACCACTGGCCCACGTGGGGCCACGACGACATCGTGGAATTCCTTTCCCTGCAACGTGATCTGTATGCCTACCTGCACGACCAGACGCTGCGCCAGCTCAACCAGGGCTACACCGGCATCGAGATCGCCGAGACCTTCGAGATGCCGCCCGCGCTGCACAAGGCCTGGCACGCGCACGGCTACTACGGTTCGGTCAGCCATAACGTCAAGGCGGTCTACCAGCGCTACATGGGCTGGTTCGACGGCAACCCGGGCCGACTGTGGGCGCATCCGCCGGAGGCGATCGGCCCGCGCTACGTCGAGGCGATGGGTGGCATCGACCGTGTCGTCGAGATCGCCCGATCCGCGTTCGATTCCGGCGATTATCGCTGGGCTGCAACGCTTCTCGATCACGCGATCTTCACCGACGAGAACCACGCCGGTGCGCGCGAACTGTACGCCGACACCCTCGAGCAACTGGGCTACGGCGCCGAGTGCGCGACGTGGCGCAACTTCTTCCTGTCCGGGGCGACCGAACTGCGGGACGGCAACTTCGGCACACCGGTCGGCGCCAACTCGAAGGCGATGATGGCGCAGCTGACGCCGGAGCAGATCTTCGACACCCTGGCCATCAATGTGAACGGGCCCCGCGCCTGGGATCTCGATGTCGCCATCGACATCTCGTTCACCGACCTCGCGACCAACTACCGCCTAGCACTGCGAAACGGTGTGCTGGTCTACCGCAAGTGTGACGCCGACCCGTCGACCGCCGACACCACCGTCACGCTGGCCACCAGGATGCGGCTACTGGCCGCCGCCGCAGGCGATTTCACCTCGCCGGGGCTGGAGATCAGCGGTGATCCTCAGGCTCTGCAGGCGCTGCTCGGTGTTCTCGACCGGCCCGACCCGGGGTTCAACATCATCACGCCCTAG
- a CDS encoding APC family permease, which produces MAKASISVAGATAIGVGGMMGAGLYTLLGLASTTAGVWLPVAFLIGGVVSVFSVYSYAKLGAVFPSRGGAAQFLIRCFGDGIVAGGLNVFQFLGWIIAMALYASGFAGYLLALLPWHTPDWAGKAVGIGLIAAVVAVNLVGNKLVARSEIVVVSVELVILVVFAAVAATKADPARFTHNTDHSFIGVLFAAGLLYVTYEGFGVVTNSAGDMRDPARELPRAMFTSLAIVVAVYVVVSSLVVMTMTLPAMDASQGHVLSEAAREVLGRAGFIVIGLAALLATASGVNATMFGDANLAFLVAKTGEMPSSFARGVWHGGTAGLFTAAGLTALFVLFFPLAAVGQMASLAFLIVYGTVSLGHLRVWRQTGAKPALLVTAVLLNLALFVLLLAYTVHTGPASTWITLLGVLVVSFAFEYVYRRRTGRRLRVEPSPA; this is translated from the coding sequence ATGGCCAAAGCATCGATCAGCGTCGCTGGGGCAACGGCGATCGGTGTCGGCGGCATGATGGGCGCCGGCCTGTACACACTGCTCGGCCTGGCCTCCACCACGGCGGGAGTCTGGCTGCCGGTCGCCTTCCTGATCGGCGGAGTGGTGTCGGTCTTCAGCGTCTACTCCTACGCCAAACTCGGCGCGGTCTTCCCCAGCCGCGGTGGCGCCGCACAGTTTTTGATCCGCTGTTTCGGCGACGGCATCGTCGCGGGTGGGCTCAACGTCTTCCAATTCCTCGGCTGGATCATCGCGATGGCGCTGTACGCATCGGGATTCGCCGGCTACCTGCTGGCGCTGTTGCCCTGGCACACGCCGGACTGGGCGGGCAAGGCAGTCGGCATCGGGCTCATCGCCGCCGTCGTCGCGGTGAACCTGGTGGGCAACAAGCTCGTCGCTCGTTCCGAAATCGTGGTCGTCAGCGTCGAACTCGTCATTCTCGTCGTGTTCGCCGCCGTTGCCGCCACGAAGGCCGATCCGGCCCGTTTCACCCACAACACCGACCACTCGTTCATCGGGGTGCTGTTCGCCGCGGGCCTGCTCTACGTCACCTACGAGGGCTTCGGCGTGGTCACCAACTCCGCGGGCGACATGCGCGACCCGGCTCGTGAACTGCCGCGTGCGATGTTCACCTCGCTGGCCATCGTGGTTGCGGTCTACGTGGTGGTGAGCTCGCTGGTGGTGATGACGATGACATTGCCCGCGATGGATGCCAGCCAGGGACACGTCCTGTCCGAGGCGGCGCGCGAGGTGCTCGGCCGAGCCGGTTTCATCGTCATCGGACTTGCCGCACTGTTGGCCACTGCGTCCGGTGTGAACGCCACCATGTTCGGTGATGCCAACCTCGCGTTCCTGGTGGCAAAGACCGGTGAGATGCCGAGCAGTTTCGCTCGCGGGGTGTGGCACGGCGGCACCGCCGGATTGTTCACCGCCGCGGGGTTGACCGCCCTGTTCGTGTTGTTCTTCCCGCTGGCCGCCGTCGGGCAGATGGCCAGCCTGGCGTTCCTGATCGTGTACGGCACGGTCAGCCTCGGACATCTGCGGGTGTGGCGGCAGACCGGCGCCAAACCGGCCTTGCTCGTCACCGCCGTGCTACTCAATCTGGCGTTGTTCGTCCTTCTGCTCGCCTATACGGTGCACACCGGACCGGCCAGCACGTGGATCACGCTTTTGGGGGTGCTGGTGGTCAGCTTCGCCTTCGAATACGTGTACCGACGGCGCACCGGCCGACGGCTTCGAGTGGAACCGAGCCCCGCTTAG
- a CDS encoding SulP family inorganic anion transporter → MNVLPGLTRGNVGTEVLAGVTLLAIALPLNIGYAQIAGLPPTAGLYALVLPSVAFALLASSRHLVAAPDAAAAALVGSALTGLAPAGSGQYAAMAAAQAIVGGLLFGACAVFRLGFLADFLSKPILIGFVGGLATDILLSQIAKIMGIKVPSGAEFFERLVQLVTKIGTVHGWSLALGIAAVAVLVPARRRWPAVPWALIVLVLATVASTLLHLPAKGVSVLGSVPSGPPVLAVPHLTWSQWVSVMLPALAITTVTVGEGLLLARSYADKYGYRTSPDRDLLAFGAANVASGLSSGFTVGSSTSRAAAMDQAGSRTQLPLLVMAAGALALLLFGAGLLADIPSPAIGAIVGVSVAKLIGIREFRHLWELSRFEFLIGATCFLGVLLIGPLAGIVLAFALSLINLLRKAARPAVDVLEGSEDPHVSLTVGHGDIHETVPGVVAMRFAAPIFFGNAQTLSAEIRRAVKGAPHPVKAFILDMEGVTDVDVTGAEALAKELQWLQGRSITFAYSRVRPELAANLDRMHLLRGHQVFDTNRAAVAALRP, encoded by the coding sequence ATGAACGTGCTGCCCGGTCTCACCAGAGGCAACGTCGGAACCGAGGTTCTGGCCGGTGTCACGCTGCTGGCCATCGCGTTACCGCTCAACATCGGGTACGCCCAGATCGCCGGGTTGCCCCCGACCGCCGGGCTCTACGCGCTGGTGCTGCCGTCGGTGGCCTTCGCCCTGCTGGCATCCTCGCGCCATCTGGTCGCCGCTCCCGACGCCGCGGCAGCCGCCCTGGTGGGTTCGGCGCTGACGGGTCTGGCGCCCGCAGGCAGCGGGCAGTACGCGGCCATGGCGGCCGCTCAGGCGATCGTCGGCGGGCTGCTGTTCGGAGCCTGCGCGGTGTTCCGGCTGGGGTTCCTGGCGGACTTCTTGTCCAAGCCGATCCTCATCGGATTCGTCGGGGGGCTGGCCACTGACATCCTGCTCAGCCAGATCGCCAAGATCATGGGGATCAAGGTGCCCAGCGGGGCGGAGTTCTTCGAGCGGCTGGTGCAACTCGTCACCAAAATCGGCACCGTGCACGGGTGGTCGCTGGCGCTGGGGATCGCCGCCGTCGCGGTGCTCGTGCCGGCTCGGCGGCGGTGGCCCGCGGTGCCCTGGGCGCTGATCGTGCTGGTGCTCGCCACCGTCGCCTCGACGCTGCTGCATCTGCCCGCCAAGGGCGTGTCGGTGCTGGGCTCGGTGCCGTCGGGCCCACCCGTGCTGGCGGTTCCGCACCTGACGTGGTCGCAGTGGGTCTCGGTGATGCTGCCCGCCCTCGCGATCACCACCGTGACCGTCGGTGAAGGACTGCTGCTAGCCCGCTCCTACGCCGACAAGTACGGCTACCGCACCTCACCGGATCGGGACCTGCTGGCCTTCGGTGCGGCCAACGTCGCCTCCGGCCTGTCCTCGGGCTTCACCGTCGGATCCTCGACGTCGCGGGCTGCGGCGATGGATCAGGCCGGATCCCGCACGCAACTTCCGCTGCTGGTGATGGCCGCCGGCGCGTTGGCACTGTTGCTGTTCGGCGCCGGACTGCTCGCCGATATCCCGTCGCCCGCGATCGGCGCCATCGTCGGCGTCTCGGTGGCCAAGCTGATCGGAATCCGCGAGTTCCGCCACCTGTGGGAGCTGTCGCGGTTCGAATTCCTCATCGGCGCAACATGTTTCCTCGGTGTGCTGCTCATCGGACCGCTGGCCGGCATCGTGCTGGCTTTCGCGCTTTCCCTGATCAACCTGCTACGCAAGGCCGCTCGCCCCGCGGTCGACGTGCTCGAGGGGTCCGAGGATCCGCATGTGTCACTGACCGTCGGCCATGGCGACATCCACGAGACGGTGCCGGGAGTGGTCGCGATGCGGTTCGCTGCGCCGATCTTCTTCGGTAACGCCCAGACGCTGAGTGCCGAGATCCGTCGCGCAGTCAAGGGCGCACCCCATCCGGTGAAGGCGTTCATCCTCGACATGGAGGGCGTGACCGACGTCGACGTCACCGGCGCAGAAGCGCTGGCCAAAGAGCTGCAGTGGCTGCAGGGCCGCTCGATCACCTTCGCCTACTCGCGGGTGCGCCCCGAACTGGCCGCCAATCTGGACCGCATGCACCTGCTGCGGGGGCATCAGGTGTTCGACACCAACCGGGCCGCGGTCGCCGCCCTGCGGCCCTGA